The following proteins are encoded in a genomic region of Paenibacillus sp. FSL R7-0273:
- a CDS encoding glycosyltransferase family 39 protein, with translation MQSLTLGIGIGEWEWNKLKSFIKKIGTDVVLLFILLLAAFLYGFGIWNDHYVNTYYTTAVGSMLQSLHNFFFVSLDSAGSVTVDKPPVTFWIQAVSAWIFGLHGWSVILPQALGGVGSVLLVYLLVKPSFGRTAARLAALAMAATPVAAAVSRTNNIDAMLVFTLLLAAWFLFKGTKAHKTGSLLTAFGLIGVAFNEKMLQAYMVVPAFYLFYILAAKVNWKKKTGVLAACTAVMLVVSLSWAVIVDSIPADKRPYMGSSGTNSVLNLAFGYNGVSRLTGDRSTGGGGGMPGGGFGGGQMPDMNGGMPSFGGGMPGADGELPATDGAGGQGMPDGRDGTGGAAQSQSGTDAEGGGMPAGQSQGAADGSMPPGQDGGRGSADGGMQGTRPDGGGRQFGGADGGQGGRGGMNGGGMFNTGTAGPLRLFQQELSGQASWLLPFVLFGVIGIFAGLRRRSFTMQHKEALFWLAWLVPAMAFFSIAGFFHQYYLIMMAPPVAALAGAGWYKLWHYYKERSGWLSWLLPVAVPATAAFQWYIIHPYDDTIGSGWSTGVLAAGIAAAFFLIVQRLLKDRAKPALVHTAAVAGLLVLLIGPLYWAFTPITYGLNSMTPAAGPDSSESGGFGGGGGPNSSSGVNEALLAYLKEHNTGEEYLFAAMDYGTAGPYIIDEGEKVVILNGFNSSDEPYTAESLQAFVASGKVKYFLVTSGGMGGGRGGNSEITSWITEYGTEVPSADWQGTATGGAGGTLYEVNLD, from the coding sequence ATGCAAAGCCTGACACTGGGGATAGGTATTGGAGAATGGGAGTGGAACAAATTGAAATCATTTATTAAAAAAATCGGCACTGATGTAGTACTGCTGTTTATTCTGCTGTTGGCGGCCTTTCTATACGGATTCGGAATCTGGAATGACCATTATGTGAATACGTACTATACCACCGCGGTCGGAAGCATGCTGCAGAGCCTTCACAATTTCTTCTTCGTTTCGCTGGATTCTGCTGGCTCCGTAACCGTGGATAAGCCGCCGGTGACCTTCTGGATTCAGGCGGTCAGCGCCTGGATCTTCGGATTACACGGCTGGAGTGTGATTTTGCCCCAGGCCTTGGGAGGCGTAGGGTCGGTCCTGCTTGTGTACCTGCTGGTTAAGCCGAGCTTCGGCAGAACGGCTGCGCGCCTGGCGGCACTGGCGATGGCTGCCACACCTGTTGCAGCGGCCGTCAGCCGCACCAATAACATTGACGCTATGCTGGTGTTTACGCTGCTGCTGGCGGCCTGGTTTTTGTTCAAAGGGACCAAAGCGCACAAAACGGGCAGCCTGCTCACGGCCTTCGGCCTGATAGGAGTTGCGTTTAACGAGAAGATGCTGCAGGCCTATATGGTCGTACCCGCCTTCTATCTGTTCTATATTCTTGCAGCCAAAGTGAACTGGAAGAAGAAAACCGGCGTGCTGGCAGCCTGCACTGCTGTAATGCTGGTGGTCTCGCTCTCCTGGGCAGTAATCGTAGATTCCATTCCGGCAGACAAGCGGCCGTATATGGGCAGCAGCGGCACCAACTCGGTGCTGAATCTGGCCTTCGGGTACAACGGGGTATCCCGGCTGACCGGTGACCGCAGCACCGGCGGCGGTGGCGGTATGCCCGGAGGCGGCTTCGGCGGCGGCCAGATGCCGGATATGAACGGCGGGATGCCGTCGTTTGGCGGCGGCATGCCAGGCGCCGATGGTGAGCTGCCGGCAACGGATGGAGCCGGCGGGCAGGGCATGCCGGACGGCCGGGACGGCACCGGCGGCGCAGCACAGAGCCAAAGCGGCACGGACGCAGAGGGCGGCGGGATGCCTGCAGGGCAAAGCCAGGGTGCGGCGGACGGCAGTATGCCTCCAGGGCAAGACGGCGGTCGGGGCTCGGCAGACGGCGGGATGCAGGGTACCCGGCCCGACGGCGGAGGCCGGCAGTTCGGCGGCGCAGACGGAGGCCAGGGCGGGCGCGGCGGGATGAACGGCGGCGGCATGTTCAACACCGGCACTGCCGGTCCGCTGCGGCTGTTCCAGCAGGAGCTGTCCGGCCAGGCCAGCTGGCTGCTGCCCTTTGTGTTATTCGGCGTAATCGGTATTTTTGCCGGCCTGCGCCGCAGGAGCTTTACGATGCAGCACAAAGAAGCCCTGTTCTGGCTGGCCTGGCTGGTGCCGGCAATGGCATTCTTCAGCATCGCCGGATTCTTCCACCAGTATTATCTCATTATGATGGCGCCGCCGGTTGCGGCGCTGGCTGGAGCAGGCTGGTATAAGCTCTGGCACTACTATAAAGAGCGTTCAGGCTGGCTGTCCTGGCTGCTGCCCGTGGCTGTTCCGGCTACAGCAGCCTTCCAGTGGTACATTATTCATCCTTATGACGATACCATCGGCAGCGGCTGGTCAACCGGAGTTCTTGCCGCAGGAATTGCAGCGGCCTTCTTTCTGATTGTGCAGCGGCTTCTAAAAGACCGGGCGAAGCCGGCCCTTGTCCACACAGCAGCTGTAGCCGGACTGCTGGTGCTGCTGATCGGCCCGCTGTACTGGGCGTTTACGCCGATCACTTACGGGCTTAACAGCATGACTCCGGCCGCAGGTCCGGACAGCAGCGAAAGCGGTGGCTTTGGTGGAGGCGGCGGACCAAACAGCAGCTCCGGAGTGAACGAAGCGCTGCTGGCTTATCTGAAGGAGCATAACACCGGTGAAGAATATTTATTTGCAGCCATGGATTACGGGACAGCGGGTCCTTATATTATCGACGAGGGCGAGAAGGTAGTTATTTTGAACGGCTTCAACAGCTCGGATGAACCGTACACGGCCGAATCCCTGCAGGCATTTGTAGCAAGCGGCAAGGTGAAATATTTCCTCGTTACCAGCGGTGGTATGGGCGGCGGACGGGGCGGCAATTCCGAGATTACAAGCTGGATTACGGAGTATGGGACAGAGGTGCCGTCAGCAGACTGGCAGGGCACCGCAACCGGCGGAGCCGGCGGGACCCTGTATGAGGTCAATTTGGACTAA
- a CDS encoding glycosyltransferase family 2 protein, whose protein sequence is MSISVRYSVIIPMYNEEAVIQETYRRIKKVMGTTGEDYELLFVNDGSTDSCAQMIEEYSYWDESVKLIDLSRNFGHQIAITAGMDYALGDAVIIIDADLQDPPELILKMIEEWKNGYEVVYAKRIKRNGESLFKRWTASAFYRILRYSTDISIPVDTGDFRLIDRKVCEELKRLPEKNRFVRGLVSWVGFRQKAIEYERDERLAGETKYPLKRMIKLSLDGITSFSYKPLKLAGYLGGLLSASGFLYLMYVLYLALFTDEAVKGWASMIGITLTFNGFVLIMLGILGEYVGRIYDETKGRPLYIVQDFYEGRTEKSAAIKTAEY, encoded by the coding sequence ATGAGCATCAGCGTGCGCTATTCCGTCATAATACCGATGTACAATGAAGAAGCTGTGATTCAGGAAACCTACCGGCGGATCAAAAAAGTAATGGGAACGACAGGCGAGGACTACGAGCTGCTGTTTGTAAATGACGGCAGTACAGATAGCTGCGCACAGATGATAGAGGAGTACAGCTACTGGGATGAGAGTGTGAAGCTGATCGACCTGTCCCGCAATTTCGGGCACCAGATCGCTATAACTGCGGGGATGGATTATGCACTCGGCGATGCTGTCATCATTATCGACGCTGATCTGCAGGACCCGCCGGAGCTGATTCTGAAGATGATCGAGGAATGGAAGAATGGCTACGAGGTTGTGTATGCCAAGCGTATCAAGCGGAACGGCGAATCCCTGTTCAAAAGGTGGACGGCCAGCGCCTTTTACCGCATCCTGCGCTACTCCACTGATATCTCCATCCCGGTGGACACCGGCGACTTCCGGCTGATTGACCGCAAGGTGTGCGAGGAGCTGAAACGGCTGCCGGAGAAAAACCGGTTTGTCCGCGGACTGGTCAGCTGGGTCGGCTTCCGGCAGAAGGCGATTGAATATGAGCGCGACGAACGGCTGGCCGGGGAGACCAAGTATCCGCTGAAGCGCATGATCAAGCTGTCGCTGGACGGCATTACCTCCTTTTCATACAAGCCGCTGAAGCTGGCGGGTTATCTGGGAGGGCTGCTGTCAGCCAGCGGATTTCTGTACCTTATGTATGTGCTCTACCTGGCGCTTTTTACGGATGAGGCTGTCAAAGGCTGGGCATCGATGATCGGCATCACCTTAACGTTCAACGGGTTCGTGCTGATTATGCTGGGGATTCTCGGCGAATATGTCGGCCGGATTTATGATGAGACCAAGGGCCGACCGCTGTATATTGTACAGGACTTCTACGAAGGCAGGACGGAGAAGTCTGCTGCAATTAAAACGGCTGAATATTGA